Genomic DNA from Methanofollis sp. W23:
TAATGACATACGCTATATCCACATCTATGCCAACACTTGAAATCGACTTTTCCGACCATGAGTTCAACGTTATAGAGCAGTATTATGCGTCCGCCGTCGAGAGCAGGTACATGTCTCTTGAGGACTATCTCAGAAAAGCGGTGGTCACGATGGCCGTCCAGATACTCGATGACTTCCCTTCGGCGAGAGAAGAGAACCCTGACGTAGAGTTCTCAACGTCACTCTCTGAGCGAGAATGTGATGAGTTCGGGCTTTCAAGAGAGTTCTATACTTGACTCTGGCGACATATATATTAAGGGAGGGCAAATCAACGGCTTGAAAGCTGCGATAGAGCCAGAAGAAGACACAACTTCTCTTCATATCGCGCCAGGTTTCAGGCACATTCCTGACCCCTTCCGTCCTTCCAATCCGACCAGGGGACCATTGTATCTCCTTCTCTCATACTACCCCAACAGAAGCCCGATATATCCCTTGCGATGAACTGGATTTCACGAACCCCCCACATTCTGACCAGATCACAATCCCAAGCCGATCTGACCGATTTTAGATGGGTATATTCCTGAATCTAGGTTCAATATGACGTGATCTGACTGCGTTCACCCCCGCAAGAAAGGGAAGGGGATCAGGCCTTCCCAAAGTAGACCTTCACGTTGTCCCTGAAGAGGTACCAGAGGATGATCACCGGGATGATGATGCTTACCAGTGTCGTGGTGAGTCCTGCCATGGTGTGACCCGCTATCCACCAGTTATAGAAGGCGATCACGATGTTGATGAAGGCAAAGAGGACGGCGAGTGTCCATACCCAGCCCCAACCCATGAAGCACCCGATCCCGAGTGCAAGATTGATGATGGCAACAAGGATGACGATAGCGCCTGTAAATGCCCCTACCCCGGGCAATTCAAGCGCGCTCCCGGCCATATACATCGTAGCCCCGGCAAGCAGTCCGATTACCCCAAGAAACAGGTACAACAGACCCACGATTGTGACCCCAAGAGGTCGAGATACCCCAGCCATGGGCGGATGATCAGTGATCTGGTATTAATACTTTGGCCTGTGTGCCATGCACCTTGAGTGCAGGCACGGTGTGATCAGAACGGGCGCCTCTCTTCTGGCGCCGATGTAATCTCTCCGGAGAATTCCAGATCTTTACGTTCATCTCACCTGCTATCCGGTCGCGTAGTGAGAGAAATGAGTGGCCTGTACCAGGACGCAACAGGGATCTCTGATCGATGTAACGGCGCAATTCATCGTAGAGGTGAGATGGCACCACCCGGCATTCAGATCAATCGATAATTCCTGGACGATCAAATAGTAAAAATATTAGATCAAAAATACTATCGGATGTAAAACAAAATTTACACCTGTTGATGTTCACGACCACCACCCTCGGAGCACTCTCCGACCTGCTCGGTTTCCTGGGAAATGAGCAGAGGCTCAGGATCCTCAAATCGATTGCAGAGAAGGAGAAGTATGCGCGGGAGATCTCGGAAGAACTCGGGATCTCACGCCCGCTCGTCACCATCTATCTCAAACAACTGGAGAAGCGAGGGCTGGCCGTCGGGACCGCTCGTGTCACCGACGACCCGCCCCTGATGAGACGATATTACCGGGCCGTCCCCTTTACACTGGTTGTGGACCTGGACCTGATCAAAAACCTGCGTGAGGAGTAAATATGCACTGCACAAGACTGCGGACCTTTCACTGGCTGACCTGGCTGGTGATCGGGCTGATGATAGCGATGATCGTCTCTCTGGTCCTGATGTACATTCTCCCTGTCGACCTGAGTGTCTTCATCATCCCCCTGGCAACGATTTCCTATCTGCTGATCCCGCTGATCCTGATCTACATGATCCTCTCCATCGTCGTCGTGAAGGTGAAAGGCTGGCTTGAGCGCTACCTGGACGCCATGGTGGAACAGAAGACCGGTTCAGGAGAGACGAGCGCGAAGATGGCAGTCATGAACAAGAGACTCGAAGATATGGAGAGGCAGTTGGACCATATCGAGGAGATCCTGGTGAAGGTCTCTGAGTGAGGAGGGAGAGTATGGACCTTGAGAAGATATCAGACGAGGGCTGGATTGCCTGGACGACGGTGGCGGTCACAGTGGCCCTGGTCTTCGCCGTCCTCGTCTCCCTGGCAAACCCACAGATCGCAGGGGCCCTCTGGCCCGGACTTCTCTACCTCTTCCTCCTGGCATACGGGTATCTTGGCCTCTGTGTCTGTGCCGGGCGGGTAAAGGCCTGGGTCGAGGACTATCTGGATGCCATGGTGGGGAAGAAGGATGACAAAAATCTGGAGAAGGCAAGTGAGCGGATCGAGGAGATGGGGAGGAGGATCGATCATATCGAGGAGATGCTGGTGAAGGTCTCTGAATGATGCGGGCCAAGGGTGACCACTCTTCTGGTCCTGTGTGATGGGGCAGGAAAGCATATCTGATGATCATGATGAGGGGAGTGCATTCCTCCTCTTCTGCGGAGAGGGAGGGAGGGAGGGAGGGAGGGAGGCGGGCGAGTCACACTCATTCCAGGAATGAGGGAGGGGTTACCATGAGCATATCCCAAAACTCTCTGGCCCTCCTCCTCACTGATGAAGAGCGATGGATAAAAATGAAGAGATCCCAGCTTTTTCATCGCGCACCCACGCATTGGTCGCCTTCCCCCTCGCCCCCGCCGGGGGCGGGTGCCGCCCCGACCCCCGGGATGACGATGGGGGCGGGAAGGCAGGGGCGAGAACATGAAGAGGATAGTGGCGAGACCTACGTTCTCTTCACGCGAGGAGAGAGATTTCTCGTCCTATTGCATCGTGTTGACGACTTTTCGTTCTTGACTCGACACTAGTGTGCCGGAGCGCAGGTTTATTCCATCGGCACCCTGACCTCCCAGAGCCCGACAGGAAAAATTCTGCACCCCGCCGCAACGGTGCACCAAAAAAATGAAAGAGATCAATATCCCCGGTACTCTCGACGCGGCTTGGGGGGCTGTGCCTCCTCCACCCGCATCGTCCGTCCGACAAACTCGGTCTCGTTCAGGGCTTCCTGTGCCGCCTCAGCCTCTTCGATAGAGTCCATCTCGACAAACCCGAACCCCTTATCCCCGATGATCCTGACGCTCTTGACCCCCCCGTAGTTGGCGAAGA
This window encodes:
- a CDS encoding RNA-binding protein; translated protein: METSRLYVGNLTYSVTEDQLEELFANYGGVKSVRIIGDKGFGFVEMDSIEEAEAAQEALNETEFVGRTMRVEEAQPPKPRREYRGY
- a CDS encoding winged helix-turn-helix domain-containing protein — encoded protein: MFTTTTLGALSDLLGFLGNEQRLRILKSIAEKEKYAREISEELGISRPLVTIYLKQLEKRGLAVGTARVTDDPPLMRRYYRAVPFTLVVDLDLIKNLREE